From a region of the Phragmites australis chromosome 21, lpPhrAust1.1, whole genome shotgun sequence genome:
- the LOC133903914 gene encoding chaperone protein dnaJ 13-like, whose product MASAPEPEDGRELYALLHLSPDASDEEIRRAYRQFAQIYHPDKYQDPQMKDVATENFQRICDAYEILSDENKRQIYDIYGMEGLTSGLELGPKLNKPEEIKEQLERLRRRKEEEKLFTHARSTGSIIANFSIPQYLDGDGIMRGMGMSSEVQLPVSKQNTVVIGGNLAVNGSAGTGAASAVLQHQLSSVSSIEFMATAGLRSVIGMQTFRQISPHSTATSGLAISLRDGSINLSNAWTRQLTENGVGNIQLVLGTESSISVGWQKKDEKSSAAGEVKFGTNSFGASAHYTHRLSSKSHGRIAGRVGSMALDFEIGGGRQISEFSTVRMMYNIGIQGVSWRFELHRAGQKLVIPVLLSTDLNALFVTSAFAIPSTLYFLLQTYVVKPYYLKRETQKTLENMEGLSTQLSEARKAAKKAQKLLEPVSNRKKNRQLENGRLVITKALYGSCKKIKESSELNEINDDVASQVLDVTVPLNFLVTEAGQLKLHEGIKKSGIMGFYDPCPGDPKLLLVEYTFHGRKYKVMGDDYEALLIPQDVHQF is encoded by the exons ATGAAGGATGTAGCAACTGAAAACTTCCAACGAATATGTGATGCATATGAGATACTATCAGATGAGAACAAAAGACAGATCTACGACATCTATGGTATGGAAGGTTTAACTTCTGGTCTGGAACTTGGCCCCAAGCTAAATAAACCAGAGGAAATCAAAGAACAGCTGGAACGGCTGCGACGGCGTAAAGAGGAGGAGAAACTTTTCACCCATGCTCGATCCACTGGCTCAATCATTGCTAATTTTTCAATACCACAATATTTAGATGGTGATGGCATCATGAGAGG AATGGGGATGTCTAGTGAAGTGCAGTTGCCAGTGTCCAAGCAAAATACTGTCGTTATTGGTGGGAATTTGGCTGTCAATGGTTCAGCGGGAACTGGAGCAGCAAGCGCTGTGCTCCAGCATCAGTTGTCTTCTGTTTCCTCTATTGAGTTTATGGCAACAGCTGGACTGCGTTCTGTTATTGGCATGCAGACATTTCG TCAAATTTCACCACATTCTACAGCAACTTCTGGACTTGCTATATCTTTGAGAGATGGATCTATCAACCTGTCAAATGCCTGGACTCGCCAACTAACTGAAAATGGAGTTGGGAAT ATCCAGCTAGTCCTTGGTACTGAATCAAGTATTTCTGTTGGATGGCAAAAGAAGGATGAAAAAAGTTCTGCAGCAGGAGAAGTAAAG ttTGGAACTAATTCTTTTGGTGCATCTGCTCATTATACCCATCGTCTCTCCTCCAAGTCTCATGGTCGCATTGCTGGTAGAGTTGGAAG CATGGCCCTTGATTTTGAAATTGGAGGAGGGAGGCAGATATCAGAATTTAGTACTGTAAGGATGATGTATAATATAGGAATCCAG GGTGTCTCTTGGAGATTTGAGTTGCATCGTGCTGGTCAAAAATTAGTTATCCCT GTCTTGCTTTCAACTGATTTGAATGCGTTATTTGTTACCAGTGCATTTGCTATTCCTTCAACACTATATTTTCTACTTCAG ACATATGTTGTAAAGCCTTATTACCTTAAGCGGGAAACGCAGAAGACACTTGAAAATATGGAAGGCTTATCTACACAG CTAAGTGAAGCCAGAAAAGCAGCTAAAAAAGCACAGAAATTGCTGGAACCTGTCTCCAATCGTAAGAAGAATAGACAGCTGGAGAACGGCAGATTGGTAATTACAAAGGCTCTGTATGGTAGTTGCAAAAAAATCAAAGAGAGCAGTGAATTGAATGAGATAAATGATGATGTGGCTTCACAAGTATTAGATGTGACGGTCCCACTGAACTTCCTTGTCACTGAGGCAGGTCAGCTCAAG CTTCACGAGGGGATAAAGAAGTCTGGTATAATGGGCTTCTACGATCCTTGTCCTGGAGATCCGAAGCTATTACTTGTTGAATATACATTTCATGGTCGGAAATACAAG GTCATGGGGGATGACTATGAGGCACTGTTGATACCGCAAGACGTTCATCAATTTTAA